The DNA sequence TGGCTTCCCTAACTTGTGAATTAAAATGGTTAAAGggtcttcttctttgtttaggAATCCAACATCCTTCTGCTATTGGTATGTATTGCGATAGCCAGTCCGATTTACACATTGCAAAAAATCTCGTCTTTCATGAAAGCACAAAGCAAATTGAAGGTGACTGTCACTTTGTTCGTGATCCTATTCAGGATGGGACTATTCTTCCATCATATGTTCCAACAACAGTCCAGTTGGCGGACATATTCACTAAGCCTTTAAGGACACGTCAATTTCAATTCTTACTTTCCAAGTTGGGCATTTATAATCCACATGCTCCAACTTGAGGGGGTGTTGAGATTCTAGTGATATGTAGAGATATTCTCCAGATATGTTGAGATGCTCTTCTGATATGATACGCTGATTTGTTGGGATACTCTTTTGATATGAGGGATGCGTAGGGTGTTCAGATTCTATAATTGTGTAAATTGATTGGTCTGAGCTAAAGTTTAGGAATTAGATTAACATTACAGCTGTAGTTTCTTATTTTTGCAGCCTGGTTCTCGGGCATTATTTGTATTATACATGACTAAAGGGAGAAATACAGACAAGCCATATTAAATCATTTTACAGACTTATACCAATTATTTTTATATGACCATGTCTTGATTCTTATTAGCAGAGTTTCCAGCTTGTTCCAAATTAGCATTCATTTGAGCTCCATCAACTTCCTTGCTTTCCTTTAGAGCAGATTGATTTTTTAGTTCAACTCTGGGttttttttttgcatttttttCTTTCTTGAGGAATAATCCTTTCTAGGTTGTCAATACACTTGGACAAGGAATTTCTGAAGGCCTTGCAAAGGCTGCAAGAATAAGCCAGCTGGGAATATTCAACATCAACCTTTAGCTTTTTTTTAGAACCGTCTTTATGCCAAACCAATGGTGGTCTTAGTGCAGCATATATAAGTTTAATTTAAACTCTAAAAAACTTTAGTGGTTAAAAATGACTAGTAATCTCATCAAATTTCTGGGGCTTGCCAATTGTTCCAGCAATCATGGTTAAGCCATATCATGAGTAGTATGAAGGTGGGACTTATCCTAATTTGATCAAACAAGGAATTTTTTGATGACATTTCTCCAAAATTTGGAGTCTTACATCAAAGGCTTTAATTATAAAGTTTTCCCTCCCATCTACATTGAATGAAGTCTAAGTACTGCGTCTTTTTCTTCGATTGTACCCTTTCTCAAAGCTTGATCCATCATCTCACAGCATGCtcttttataaaattaaaataaaattttcccCTAATGAAGTGCCCAATGCAACTGGAGTCCCATTATTTGCAATCGGAGTCCCATTATTTACGAGTATACACTACAAAAAAAGAACCAATAGACATCACCTCATAGGACcgatgttaaaaatatttttaacatctGTTTGTTCTAAAATGACGTTAAGAACCATTTTTTACATCAATTAAAATCAAAACTAATGTTTAAACTACTTTTTAAAAAACACGTGAAAAATAACCCCTTCCCCCCTCTTTGCTAAAAATATATCACTGCTTCATCTCCATCTCTCACTTGACTCTCTCTCACCCGACTCTCTCCTtaatctccttctctttctcgATTCTCTCTCACTCACTCACTCTCAACCTTCTACATTGAAACCCTAACTTATACTACCTTAATTAGAGCTATAGGTTTGAAACCCCTAATTTAAATCCTATATTTCAAGTAATTGAATGCTAACTTTCAAATGAAATGGCCGATTAGCTGCAAGTTTTGGTTGATTTGTGCAAAAGAGGTTGAACATTGGTCGATTTGTGCAAAGGAGGTTGAACCCTAGCTCGAATCCGTAGTAATTAGTAAGTGTTATTCtaatttcttttcaaaatttaattttcGGTTTTTAATTCTTTCTTTTTGTGAAATGGGTTGCTTGATTTTGGTTCTTGATTGTTTTGTTGATGTGGCTTTTTTGTTGCTTTTGTATTTGGGGTTTTGAAATTTGATGTGGGGTTTTGATGGAGTAGCAGACTATTCATTTGAATGTGTAGGAGAGACAGCAGTAATAAGCACAACTTTACATTCTTGTTGTGATGTAATTATTCTGATGAAGTTGGGACTAGAAAGCTTAGGATATTGATAGGTGGTAGATTAATTTATAATAACCGTAAGCTTTTGTCTTTATGTTTTGTGTTTTGCGGCGAGCAGGTCAGAACATAAGGAAGTTGGTAAGGATGGGTTTATTATCAGGAATCCTACCAAGATTCACtctcgttctcgtgctcgcagGATGAAGGAAGCTAAAAGGAAGGGTCGTCATGTTGGATATAgtattttctttcttttgttaCTTTCGCAACTTACGTTTTTAATCTTAAGGGAGGACTGATATCCAACTATTCCCTTGTTTGGAATTGAGGCAAATTTGTTAAATGCATATTTATTCAGATGTTACTTTATCTTAATAAATTATTCAATGGAAAAATAATAGATACTAATTAGTCAGGGATCCTTGGTTTTATGAATGATAATTATGTTTATCAGTTTTTTTAGGCATGAAAACTTCAGGCTATCTGGAGAATTTTATTAAAACACCGAGTGACAAGTTACCTTTTTTTTACAATTATAGCTGAATCCACAAATACTTAATATATTTATTAAGTATtcaaatttatatatttaatatatttttaaaaacttgTGTATTTTAGGACTCATTTTGTACTTTAGGATTCACGGAAAAGGTCCCAAACTTTGTTGTCTGATATTAACTTAACCATTGTACTGGTCTTTATACAGGAAGTTTCAATATTTCTCGTGGTCTATGCTATTATCTTTCCATTGGATGAGGTGCTGAGTCACAACTTATCAATATTGGGAACACTGATGTAAACTCCATCATTCTCTAAAGTCATGGTTTATAATTTTTGTGTGTTAATAAACTTATGCCTATAATATATTACATTTCCATTATCTCATTCATCTTCCTTGTTTAGGTAAATATTCACCTTTTCCACTGGAGCCGGTCCAGCAACTGGTCTTATTATAACAGAGCTTAGCAGCAGTAGAACACGTGGGAAGATCATGAGCTTCAATTTCTCAGTTCATTGGGTATGGCTCATCTTTCTGCAAGTCAATTTAGTAGACAGAGTGATACTGCAAGAAGTATGAAGTATCAGTTGTGATATGTAGTATATGAGCAATCAAAGTTGTACTGAGGGGGCTTGTTGGATGTGTTTGCCGATGATGAATAGTTTAACTGTTCAAGTATGGAAATCAGAGGTTTAAATTATCCCAAACTTTATTCTGTCACAGTCTAGCGTTTTTGTTGTTCCATAATGTATAAACAAATAGTAATACTGACCTGCTAGTATTACTAAACGGGATTGAGAAATGCAACAAATGTGTTAGTAGGTAGTATCTTGTACATCACAGGTCTGAAAAGCTTATACAAATACATAATGTGTGATATATGTTGTTTAAGCTGTTATTGCATCTACCTCTTTGGTACAGAATTGTAAGTTTCTTTTCTATCTTAAAAATACAGGTCTGTAACTTTCTCATTGGTCTGTTTTTTTTTTTGAGTTGGTGAAAAAATTTGGCGTTGCCTCAGTTTATGCAAGCTTTGGCAGTGTCTCTTTGATGGCAGCAGCGTTCTCTTCTAAATATGTTGTTAAAACTAAAGGGCGATCTCTTCATTTCATCCCCGTTTTAGGCCTTTCTAGCCGGACAAAGGTAGATAGTTTTAAGGTTATttgtttaaaaattattttgcAGGATTCTTGAAGTGAAGACAGTTCATAAAGTTAGCAAACAGGCATCTAAGATGCTGTACACCTACAAACCTTCTTTAGATTTTGGATTATCAAAACTATTTGTAAGTTTCATGTTACCTTCATAAATATTCTTTCTCCTggtatattttataaaaattcatGTGTTAACTTCATTTCATTTCGGAATGTGTTTGGAGTCCAGATTATAAATTATGTCATCGGAATAGCACGTAAGTTTATGCAGTGGTGTTGCCAGCTGTTTATGATATGGATGATAGCGTTATATATAACAGGATGCATATACTGCTCTAGAATATGATCTGCTATAATGGGTTGCTGTGGAATAGTCTGCATATGATCTAGTAACAGGGTGTGGAATATGATCTGCTTCAACATATGATCTAGTAACAGGGTGTGGAATATGATCTGCTTCAACATAGAAGACTAGAAGGAAAATTTCATTTTCACTTTATAATGTTTGGGTTTGAGAATTATGTTTTTGATTTTGTCAATGATGTATATTGGAATACTTTGTATTAATTTGATAATAATACTTTGTTTCTTGTTTTTCACATCGATTACTAACCGATGTCTTAGTATATATAATACATCGGTTATCTATTTAGAAATGATGTATAATGTTATTTTCACATCGGTCCAGAACCGATGTGAAAAACAGGGACCTTTTACTATACCCACATAGACATCGATTTTTTGCATCTTTCACAACAGTCAATAACTGATATCTATTGACATTTTTCATGTAGTGATACAACAAAAACTCTCTACTGGGTATCAAGTTGACTGACCTGTCCTTATTGTAAGACAAACCAGCACTAGGTCGAGGTCTAAGATTACTCTTATTTGTGTTTTTTTAAACTAAAGTACTTCAAGAAAGAGATTTTTCTGGCTCTGCAGATTTATCAAGATCCCTCAGCAAAAGCAGCATTCTTATCATTTTCAGAATGAACATTCCCAGCATTAACAAGTTTTAAGACACAATCTTTTACAACAAAATTAAATTATAAGTTCTCAACGGACTTGTCAGCAAAAACATTGTGAGAAGAGTGGTGAGAAGAATATGTACCACTACAATAAATAGGTCAAAAGACATCGATTATAAATCAATGTTAAAAGTTTTTAAAAGCGATGTCTTtgcatgtgtagagaaaggtccagaattttagacatcggttttagACCGATGTCTAAGATACGAGTAGACAATAGTTCTAACTTAGAAACTGATATCTTTTTtctaatatattatattttaacaCATGATCATGAGTGCAATAATAGTTTATCTTTTATTTTTTATCAATTTAAGCATGTGACACACAAAGAAAAAACAGACAAAGACATCGTTTATGATTATGAAATTTAGGACGTTGTAAATAAGtacttttaacatcggtttttttATGAACTGATGTAAATTATAATATTAGATTCAGTTATGTAAGCTTGTATTTAAGATACTTTTGAACTGTTGTTAAATATGTAATTTAACATCGTTCATCTTAAACTCAACTGATGTTTTGTTCATAAGAGACATAAGTTGCTATATAATAAGCTGATGTCAAACCTCCATAGGACATCAATTATTTGTTAGATTTGATTGGTATATGAATCATGTTCTTGCATACATATAAACCAAAACTATATCACAATAGCCAATTCTATTTTCATCAAAAAATATCTAATACCACCAGTTTTTTGACATCCAAACATCAAATATATTAGCACTAGTTTACATCCAAACATCCACCAAAATACAAACATATACATTATGACGATAATTACACATAATTGGCTTTACCAAAATGTAAACATGTACATTACAAACTTTAAATCCGCAACTGAGATTGCCTGGTTACCCTCCTGTTCAAAATGCTCAAATGTTGTAGATGCAATATGCTTCCACTCTTTACGAGCTTGAAGTTGGTATGTGCTGATTGCAGCTGCACAGTATTATAAAATAAGTAAGAGAGACTAATGATTTCGTGATGTGCTATTTGAGCATTTATTTGATTAGGTTGTAGTTGTGATGAGTTTCCTTGAAAATTTAATATAAAAGCTACTAGAAGTGTTTAATAGGCTTCTTGTGTACTCCTTAATAAAtccatttaataaataaattgtaaaTAGCTCCAACCATCCTGGGAGAAGAATCCTTGCAAAAGATTCTTGTTGAATTAGCAGAGCTTTGTGAGGGAAGATTAACAAAAGTATATTAAATAAAAAGAAAGCACAAGATGCTGCTACTTATAGCTGCAAGTTCACTTATACTAATAAAAGAACTGATAACAATCCCTTTGAAAATAGGCAAGACTTATGAACATAAATGAAAAATCTTGACATTCATATACCAATTGGAAAGACTGTAACATCAAAAATGAAAGTACAACAATGACACACATGACCAGAAATCACAAAATGCGCTAAAAAGAGCAAATCAAGTCTAACAAAATCGAGaaacttttttttttttttgaaaacaacTTAAATTGCATTAACTCAAATTTGCTTCGTACATCACTGTCTCCAACACAGAGAATGGAGGAGACCAAAAAACATTAGAGCAATTCACCAAACAAGGTACCCTAGCTAACAAATGGGCAACCTTGTTGGCCTGCTTTTTAACATAAGAGATAGTGATACTAGAATTACTTTCATGAAGTACTTGACACTCGTGTAGCACATTGTCTACTTCCAAATAATTTTCTGCTCCTCTGACAACCGCATTAACCGTGAGCATAGAATCACTTTCAATATCCACATTACTAAGTTGCAGTTCGTTGATCCACTGCAGAGCTTCCAACAAACCCCTTGTCTCAGCCTCAAAAACCGATACTGCACCTGCAATCATACAGTTCTTTGCCTGAATGAATTCACCACCATGGTTCCTGATCACCATTCCCACTGCAAATGTTGAATCACCACTGAAAACAGATGCATCTACATTTAACTTTAATCTACCTGCTATTGGAGCTGACCACCTCACCACCTCTGATCTAGAACTTTGTAATCGAGACCCAAGCATCCCATTCTTTTCACGTCGCACTTCTCTCCACTGACTGACTTGAGCTAAACTTCATTGCATTGCTATCTCAGGTGTCAGTTTCTTTTGCTCCCAGACCTGCTTGTTTCTCGCCCACCATATACCCCATAATATAGAGGCCGTTTGCACCAAAACTTCCTGTGATTCCATAGCCAGTCTTTCAAGTAGCCATCTCGGTGCTGATTCCACCAATGAACTGTCAAACTCTGCATTCAACAACCCCCAACACTGCTTTGCGTAGCTGCAGTCCAAGAACACGTGAAGTAGATGTTCAACGTCAACTCCGCACATAAGACACATTATAGTTGTTCGTACACCTTTTCCCTTCAATAGATTCCGAACAGGCACATTGTTTCTGCAAATCCTCCAAAGTAGGATCTTAATCTTATGTGGTACATCAATCTTCCATAGTTTTTTCCATCCTTGCTCATGAGCATCATCACAATATACTCCATTTCTAGTATGCCAGTACCTATAGCCAGATTTGACACTATACTTCCCGTCTACAGCTTCTGTCCATGCAATGCGATCACTTACCTGATTAATTGGAATAGGTGTTGCTAATATCGCCTTAGCATCACAGTCTAAGAATAAACTGTTCACCTTTTGAGTATCCCATTTCTTTACACCAGGAGAAAATAAATCACAAGCCTTAACAACTTCTATTTCAACAGCTCGTACAGTCTCAACCCTATATCCTTCTTTCCCTCTAAGCCAAGCATCACTAAAAACATCTATAGTCGCCCCGTCTCCTAACACCCATCTGAAACCATGTTTTACAGCTTCTTTTGCTTGCCACAAACCCGACCAGATAAAGCTCGCCCCACCACCTCTACTTGCATCCAACAAAGAGCTATTTGGGTAATATTTCGATTCAAACACCCGTGCCACCAGCGTTTCTGGATTCTTGATGAAGTGCCAACATTGTTTCCCCAACAAGGCCAGGTTAAACCCATGTAAATCCCTAAATCCCAGCCCCCCTATGCATTTAGAACTTAATTAGATAAACATTACATACCACAGGCCATGAGGTCTGGTTGTGACTAGAGCTTTTCCCGGTACCGATATCTTGATTCAGTCTATCCACTTTTTATTTCAGGTCTGCTATATACTTTGACGTGTCGACAATGATTGAGGTTTCATTAAGCTAAAAAATTAACACAGACAAAATCTGATAAGTTTATTTGCTTTAGTACATGTACTTACATTTATATTCCTTAACCTATTGGAGGAGGTcacaaatattaaataaaaaaggTATTGCTCTTTAATTATATCCGAATTTGTCTTCCAAGTTTGTATAATTACACTCTTGTCTGAGCTTAGAATCGTCTTGTTTCATATGACCATCACAGTTTAATCGTAAGTACTTTGTTCTAAGCCTGACTATTATCGATGTACAGCACAAATGACTAATGGTTTAAAAGATTTCGAATCCAAATTACCTGGCAGGCTGCTGCAGTAGCAGCCATAAATTCTACTTCGTATCACGACAAAGCATCACACCTTTGCTTTTGCGAGACCCATGTAACAAGACTTTCATTCAGATAAAAACACATCCCTCCTGTGCTTCTTGTGTTATATAAGTTTCTAGCCAAATCGTTGTCTGCAAAACCATACAAAACATTATTTCCAATGTCTTTTGTATACACTAACCTGAACTGCAGAGTACCTTGTACATATCGAATGATTCTCTTGACTGCATTCTGATGAGTGACAGTTGGACGTTCGATGTATCTACCAACAGAATACACAATATCCAGCCTGGTGTGTACTAGGTAACTGAGTCCCCCGATCATGCTCTTGTAATGAGTAACGTCAACCATTTTTCCTCCTTCATCCTTGTCAATTTTCTCCTTTGGTTCCACCGGATACTTGACTGGAATGCATCCTTTCATGCCTGTCTTCTCATTGATATTCCTTCCATATCATATTTGTTTAAGTTTGATACATCCCTTGTCTTGCTCCACCTTTATTCTCAACTAATAGCTCAGCTTCCCCATGTCTGTCATTTTCAAATTTTGACTCATTTCCCTCTTAAACTTCTCGATCACAAAAACATTGTTTCCTATCACCAAAAGATCATCTACATATACAACCACAATTAAACTATTTTCTCTTTCCTTCCTTAAATGTACTGCATATTCTGATGGACATCTCTTAAAACACAAGCTCACCACACAGGAATTCGGTTTAGCATACCAAGCACGTGGTGCTTGGCGTAGCCCGTACAAAGCTTTCAGTAATTTCTCCATTCACAAATGACGTTTTTACATCAAGGTAATGGACTTCCCACTCACTTTTTGCAGCCAATGATAGAAGAAGACGGACAATTTCAAGCCTTATCATCGGAGCGaaaatttcatcaaaataaaCCCCATGTTCTTGTACGTAGCCTTTGGCTAAAAACCTCGCTTTGTGCTTCACTATCTTTCCTTCAACATCCTTTTTTAACTTAAATATCCACTTCAACCCAATTGTTTTCTTACCTGGTTGTAACTCAGTCAGTCTCCATGTATTGTTGTCCTCGATTGATTGCATTTCTCTTTCCATGCCTATCTTTCAGTTACGATCCTTGACAGCTTGTGAGAAATTCATGGGTTCTTCATCCAATTGTATCTCCTCAGTTTCATCATAAATTTTATTGAGCTTTCCTGTTTTTTTTGGCTCGGTACTGTCATCATAGTTGTCTAGATTCAATCGTTGCACAACTGTCTGAGATATTAATGAATTACTACCATCCGTATGTCCGCTTTGTGGAGTGTTACTGCCCATGTTTCCTTGATCATCATCACCTGTACTATTTTGAAACTCTCTTTCTTCTGCTGTAAGATCACCTTCTATTGAAAATATAGCAGATTGAGAATTCACTTCACTTTGATTCCAGGGCCACGATCTTCCTTCCTCGAACGTTACATCCCTTCTCACATGCACCTTATTACTATTTGGATTAGAAATCCGGTATGCTTTGTTTTCGAGGTTCCTTGCACAGGTTTATTATTTTCCTGCTTCTATCATCCAATTTCTAGGTCTGTTAAATGGGAATCTTCATGTGTGCAACACAACCACATATTCTGATATGACCAATGTGCGGTTTTTTCTCATTTCAAGCCTCATATGGAGTGATCCCTAACAATGCTCGCGTTGGGAGTCAATTCAGCAAATATATC is a window from the Apium graveolens cultivar Ventura chromosome 1, ASM990537v1, whole genome shotgun sequence genome containing:
- the LOC141721140 gene encoding uncharacterized protein LOC141721140; the protein is MLGSRLQSSRSEVVRWSAPIAGRLKLNVDASVFSGDSTFAVGMVIRNHGGEFIQAKNCMIAGAVSVFEAETRGLLEALQWINELQLSNVDIESDSMLTVNAVVRGAENYLEVDNVLHECQVLHESNSSITISYVKKQANKVAHLLARVPCLVNCSNVFWSPPFSVLETVMYEANLS